A single Oncorhynchus kisutch isolate 150728-3 linkage group LG19, Okis_V2, whole genome shotgun sequence DNA region contains:
- the LOC109910193 gene encoding potassium channel subfamily K member 2-like yields MRCPTLLALLAGVMLYLVIGALVFRTLESPQESKEHEKLLRTTRDFLQNHSCVTAQNLSDLIMSVVKAVEAGLDVKHSSTNFTSRWDLASAFFFCGTIITTIGFGNLSPRTKWGQLFCVCYALVGIPMFGFLLAGVGDHMGTGLRKAVWKMETLFLKRRVSPTYVRVMSAVLSILIGCLIFLAVPTLVFKEVEDWSFLEALYFVVITLTTVGFGDYVAGANRRDGDLFKPLVWLWIVFGLAYFASILTMIGNWLRVLSKKTRAEMEELRAHATDWTQNIQNMSMDFRIPNPLELNDPFLLQRRRWRRSTRQRVRRGALGHRGRQGATGENGYLPNRWVTRSMTRLEVVRLGGGEVRTEGVRLGPGMGLGVGLRADCRVNARSEGRTVARSLSMPSARSVMELDYDPDPVAIMMMPWESGSVSESPESDSRSVVSSSDSHTSDMCMPVRRMPFASFDPSGSLCTEQRGRHGGSRLVYFREDVRFPVPLHQLPKSPNSTMPLPMPLPMPPLPTPPGCKMLDFFGENLAYIDESSDTLSDRNQTVEGGVSPRTRIHRMRRQLKERRDSDMQPPSNPPTPPPLSHLRD; encoded by the exons ATGCGGTGCCCCACCCTGCTGGCCCTGCTGGCAGGGGTCATGCTATACCTGGTGATAGGGGCGCTGGTGTTCCGGACCCTGGAAAGCCCCCAGGAGAGCAAGGAGCACGAGAAGCTGCTCCGTACCACACGTGACTTCCTCCAAAACCACTCCTGTGTCACCGCACAGAACCTCAGCGATCTCATCATG AGTGTGGTGAAGGCAGTGGAGGCGGGCCTGGATGTCAAACACAGCTCCACCAACTTCACTAGCAGGTGGGACCTGGCCAGCGCCTTCTTCTTCTGCggtaccatcatcaccaccatcg GGTTTGGCAACCTGTCTCCCAGGACCAAATGGGGCCAGCTGTTCTGCGTGTGTTATGCCCTGGTAGGGATCCCTATGTTTGGTTTCCTGCTGGCTGGTGTCGGGGACCACATGGGGACGGGGCTGAGGAAGGCCGTGTGGAAGATGGAGACACTCTTCCTG AAGCGGCGGGTCAGTCCCACTTATGTGCGGGTCATGTCTGCTGTTCTGTCCATCCTGATTGGCTGTCTGATCTTCCTCGCCGTGCCAACGCTGGTGTTTAAGGAAGTGGAGGACTGGTCCTTTCTGGAGGCGCTCTACTTTGTGGTCATCACCCTGACCACGGTCGGCTTCGGAGACTATGTAGCAG GTGCTAACCGGCGGGACGGAGATCTGTTTAAGCCCCTGGTGTGGCTCTGGATAGTGTTTGGCCTGGCTTACTTTGCTTCCATACTCACCATGATCGGGAACTGGCTGCGGGTTCTGTCCAAGAAAACACGTGCTGAG atggaGGAGTTGAGGGCCCATGCTACAGACTGGACACAGAACATCCAGAACATGTCCATGGACTTCCGGATCCCCAACCCTCTGGAACTCAACGACCCCTTCCTGCTGCAGCGGCGCCGCTGGAGACGCAGCACCCGGCAACGGGTCCGCAGGGGGGCGCTGGGGCACCGTGGCAGGCAGGGCGCCACAGGGGAGAACGGATATCTGCCCAATAGGTGGGTCACACGCTCCATGACCCGTCTGGAGGTCGTGAGGTTAGGGGGGGGTGAGGTTAGGACTGAAGGGGTGAGGTTAGGACCAGGGATGGGGCTAGGGGTAGGTTTGAGGGCAGATTGCAGGGTCAATGCGAGGTCAGAGGGGCGGACGGTTGCGAGGTCACTGTCAATGCCTTCGGCGCGCTCCGTGATGGAGTTAGACTATGACCCTGATCCTGTTGCGATAATGATGATGCCATGGGAGTCGGGCTCTGTGTCCGAGTCTCCAgagtctgactccagatcagttGTCTCCTCCTCTGACTCTCACACCTCTGACATGTGTATGCCAGTGCGGAGGATGCCTTTTGCTAGTTTTGACCCCAGTGGGTCTCTCTGTACTGAACAGAGGGGACGCCATGGAGGATCCAGGCTGGTATATTTCAGGGAGGACGTCCGGTTCCCTGTGCCTCTCCATCAACTCCCCAAGTCACCCAACTCCACCATGCCGCTCCCCATGCCGCTCCCCATGCCCCCTTTGCCCACCCCGCCAGGCTGCAAGATGCTAGATTTCTTCGGGGAGAACTTGGCCTACATCGACGAGTCGTCGGACACGCTAAGTGACCGGAACCAGACGGTTGAGGGAGGTGTCAGTCCTCGTACCCGGATACACCGCATGAGGAGGcagctgaaggagaggagggacagcgACATGCAGCCCCCCTCTAACCCGCcgactcctccccctctttcccatcTCAGAGACTGA
- the tgfb5 gene encoding transforming growth factor beta-2 proprotein, whose protein sequence is MEPSESVHQSDHRTMWLTHLALLLLRLAVSAEGLSTCQSFSLDDQKSKRIEAVRGQILSKLRYRSPPEPPAPSPQPETVPAEVMLLYNSTRELLKERARQAESACDRESSEEDYYAKEVQRIDMLPQRTDINAVNPPVPSPYYRVVGFDVSGVDRNSSTLVKAEFRIYRAPNPQARTSEQRVEIYQVIEPEEPTGPSQRYIDSRTVRPRTKGAWLSVDVTDTVKDWLAHKERNLGLKLGVHCPCCTFVPSTNSIVFNKSEELETRFAGLDDELLQQQVRKPGAKGQVEFSTKTPHLILTLLPSDRVDNPGKKTRKRRAAADTTTCSRNSGAGCCLRSLYIDFRRDLNWKWIHEPKGYKANFCSGSCPYLWSADNHYNMILPLYNKLNPEASASPCCVPQDLEPLTIVYFMGRTPKVEQLSNMVVRSCKCR, encoded by the exons ATGGAGCCGAGTGAGTCCGTTCACCAATCTGACCACCGGACTATGTGGCTGACCCACCTCGCCTTGCTGCTGCTCCGGCTGGCGGTGTCCGCGGAGGGGCTCTCCACCTGCCAGTCATTCAGCCTGGATGATCAGAAGTCCAAGCGCATCGAGGCCGTTCGTGGTCAGATCCTCAGCAAGCTCCGCTACCGGAGCCCACCGGAGCCCCCCGCACCGAGCCCTCAGCCCGAGACTGTGCCCGCTGAGGTGATGCTGCTCTACAACAGCACTCGGGAGCTGCTGAAGGAGCGTGCGCGCCAGGCCGAGTCCGCGTGCGACCGGGAGAGCAGCGAGGAGGATTATTATGCAAAAGAGGTTCAGCGCATAGACATGCTTCCGCAGCGCACAGACATCA ATGCAGTGAACCCTCCAGTCCCCAGCCCATATTACAGAGTGGTGGGATTCGATGTGAGTGGTGTGGACAGGAACTCCAGCACCCTGGTCAAAGCTGAGTTCAGAATCTACAGAGCACCCAACCCCCAGGCCCGCACCtcagagcagagagtagagatcTATCAG GTGATAGAGCCAGAAGAGCCAACAGGACCCTCGCAGAGATACATCGATTCCAGAACTGTTCGCCCACGGACCAAGGGGGCGTGGCTCTCTGTGGATGTCACTGACACTGTGAAGGACTGGCTGGCTCATAAGG AGAGGAACCTGGGTTTGAAGCTGGGTGTTCACTGTCCATGCTGCACCTTCGTTCCCTCCACCAACAGCATTGTGTTCAATAAGAGTGAGGAGCTGGAGACACGCTTCGCAG GTCTGGATGATGAGCTGCTTCAGCAGCAGGTGCGGAAGCCGGGGGCTAAGGGCCAGGTAGAGTTTAGTACTAAGACCCCCCACCTCATCCTCACCCTGCTGCCCAGTGACAGGGTAGACAACCCGGGCAAAAAGACCCGCAAGAGGAGGGCTGCTGCAGACACCACCACCTGCTCCAG GAATTCAGGCGCGGGCTGCTGTCTGCGATCTCTCTACATCGACTTCCGCCGGGACCTGAACTGGAAGTGGATCCACGAGCCGAAGGGCTACAAGGCCAATTTCTGCTCTGGCAGCTGCCCATACCTCTGGAGCGCTGACAACCACTACAACATG atcctgcCACTGTATAACAAGCTGAACCCTGAGGCGTCGGCATCTCCGTGCTGCGTACCTCAGGACCTGGAGCCTCTGACCATCGTGTACTTCATGGGCCGAACGCCCAAGGTAGAGCAGCTCTCCAACATGGTGGTCAGGTCCTGCAAGTGCCGCTGA
- the trmt112 gene encoding multifunctional methyltransferase subunit TRM112-like protein: MKLLTHNMLTSHVKGVTKGYPLLIKATEVKVSEVEFNPNFVSRMIPKLEWSALVQAADGLGHLQDLPAELVTDYENNEDFLRKVHRVLLEVEVLEGCLQCPESGREFPISRGVPNMLLNEDEA; this comes from the exons ATGAAACTACTGACACACAACATGTTGACCTCTCACGTGAAAGGGGTAACCAAAGGATACCCTCTCCTCATCAAG GCGACGGAGGTGAAAGTGAGTGAGGTGGAGTTTAATCCCAATTTCGTGAGTCGAATGATCCCCAAATTGGAGTGGAGCGCCCTGGTTCAGGCGGCTGATGGG CTGGGTCATCTCCAAGATTTACCTGCAGAGCTCGTCACGGACTATGAGAATAATGAAGACTTCCTGCGTAAAGTACACCGGGTTCTGCTGGAG gtGGAGGTGCTGGAAGGGTGTCTGCAGTGCCCAGAGTCTGGCCGTGAGTTCCCCATCTCTCGGGGGGTCCCCAACATGCTGCTGAATGAGGACGAGGCATAG